From the genome of Carassius gibelio isolate Cgi1373 ecotype wild population from Czech Republic chromosome A16, carGib1.2-hapl.c, whole genome shotgun sequence, one region includes:
- the LOC128030348 gene encoding free fatty acid receptor 2-like, whose protein sequence is MQHCDYYLCLTIYIFTFITGFPANVLAFYTLSRKVWRKPAPIDILLLNLIISDLLFLIFLPFKMQEVANDMVWNIDYFLCPLSGFVFYMTIYNSTFFLTAVSVERYLGVAFPIQHSLWRRPIYAVFASIFIWVFSILHLSIVYIVPYYNPSGTVPPSRNVCYEEFTHAQLELLLPVRLELCIVLFCVPLLICSFCYINFIHILSRLPNIGRRRKLRAIGLALGTLLVFVLCFGPYNVSHVVGFITKSSPAWRDKALLLSTFNACLDPIIFYFTSAAVRNTLGAMVRSIWCPQILWSSKKKSPETEKNSVPKPQELTNAL, encoded by the coding sequence ATGCAACACTGTGATTATTATCTGTGCCTCACCATCTACATCTTCACCTTCATCACCGGCTTCCCGGCCAACGTCTTGGCCTTCTACACACTCAGCCGCAAGGTTTGGAGGAAGCCGGCACCCATCGACATCCTCCTCCTCAACCTGATCATCTCAGACTTGctcttcctcatcttcctccCCTTTAAGATGCAAGAAGTGGCCAATGATATGGTGTGGAACATTGACTACTTTCTGTGTCCGCTGTCTGGCTTTGTCTTCTACATGACCATCTACAACAGCACCTTCTTCTTGACCGCGGTGAGTGTGGAGCGCTACCTCGGCGTGGCGTTCCCAATCCAGCACTCCCTGTGGAGAAGACCCATCTACGCCGTGTTCGCCAGCATCTTCATCTGGGTGTTTTCCATCCTCCATCTCAGCATTGTCTACATCGTGCCCTACTATAACCCATCCGGGACGGTCCCACCATCCCGAAACGTCTGCTATGAAGAATTCACCCATGCTCAACTGGAGCTCCTCTTGCCCGTACGTTTGGAGTTGTGCATCGTTCTCTTCTGCGTTCCTTTGCTTATTTGCAGCTTCTGCTACATAAACTTCATCCACATCCTTTCGAGGCTGCCAAACATCGGCCGACGGAGAAAGCTGCGGGCGATTGGATTGGCTTTGGGGACGTTGTTGGTGTTTGTGCTCTGTTTTGGACCCTACAATGTCTCCCATGTGGTCGGTTTCATAACCAAATCAAGCCCAGCTTGGAGAGACAAAGCCCTTCTTCTAAGCACGTTCAATGCTTGTTTGGACCCGATTATTTTTTACTTCACCTCTGCGGCTGTTAGAAACACACTCGGGGCGATGGTGAGGAGCATTTGGTGTCCACAAATCCTGTGGAGCTCCAAGAAGAAATCTCCTGAAACTGAGAAAAACAGTGTGCCGAAACCACAAGAGCTCACAAACGCACTTTGA